From the genome of Lates calcarifer isolate ASB-BC8 unplaced genomic scaffold, TLL_Latcal_v3 _unitig_1690_quiver_535, whole genome shotgun sequence, one region includes:
- the xrcc2 gene encoding DNA repair protein XRCC2 isoform X3, giving the protein MVDPTTVTDHAHFLSADRSSHHTSCEVVELYGTEGTGKTELLYHLLCRCVLPNAAGGLEVDVVFVDTDYSLDMLRLVSILENRLNAAVSTSSSSAGSDEATLRSCLSRLLVVHCSSSSQLLLTLHFLETSFSSRPSLALLLIDSISAFYWLDRCEGGASLAKQEEKLGKCSELLGRLLRDYRITVFATCHAIRRSYSGPSSSSSSDSDRPYLCRPWQRLVTHRLLCARQEAANNMAAAAGSGKEQRRRQLFTVHCTSFSSSSSSSSSSSRTKSYRSSSFCVTDGGVEFI; this is encoded by the exons ATGGTGGACCCGACCACGGTGACTGACCACGCccacttcctgtcagctgatagATCCTCTCACCACACGTCAT gtgAGGTGGTGGAGCTGTACGGGACAGAGGGAACAG gtaaGACGGAGCTGCTGTATCACCTGCTGTGTCGCTGTGTGCTGCCCAACGCCGCCGGTGGCCTGGAGGTGGATGTTGTGTTCGTGGACACCGACTACAGTCTGGACATGTTACGACTGGTCAGCATCCTGGAGAACAGACTGAATGCAG CTGTCTCTACCAGCTCGTCCTCTGCTGGTTCAGATGAGGCCACGTTGCGTTCGTGTCTGTCTCGCCTCCTGGTCGTCCactgctcctcttcttctcagCTCCTTCTCACCCTCCACTTCCTGGAGACCTCCTTCTCGTCGCGGCCCAGCCTGGCGCTCCTACTCATCGACAGCATCTCCGCTTTCTATTGGCTGGACCGCTGCGAGGGCGGGGCCAGCCTCGCCAAGCAGGAAGAGAAGCTCGGCAAGTGTTCGGAGCTGCTGGGCCGACTGCTCAG GGATTACCGAATCACCGTCTTCGCCACCTGCCACGCCATCAGGAGGAGCTACAGCggaccctcctcctcctcctcctcagactccGACCGGCCTTACCTCTGTCGCCCCTGGCAACGGCTGGTGACCCATCGGCTGCTGTGTGCCCGGCAGGAGGCTGCAAACAACATGGCCGCCGCAGCAGGAAGCGGCAAGGAGCAGAGGAGACGGCAGCTCTTCACCGTCCACTGcacttccttctcctcctcctcctcctcctcctcctcctcctcgagGACGAAGTCTTACAGGAGCAGCTCCTTCTGCGTCACAGATGGAGGAGTGGAGTTTATCTGA
- the xrcc2 gene encoding DNA repair protein XRCC2 isoform X1: MSESGAQLFARLEARRCLKDIEPRLFPEDGGPDHGEVVELYGTEGTGKTELLYHLLCRCVLPNAAGGLEVDVVFVDTDYSLDMLRLVSILENRLNAAVSTSSSSAGSDEATLRSCLSRLLVVHCSSSSQLLLTLHFLETSFSSRPSLALLLIDSISAFYWLDRCEGGASLAKQEEKLGKCSELLGRLLRDYRITVFATCHAIRRSYSGPSSSSSSDSDRPYLCRPWQRLVTHRLLCARQEAANNMAAAAGSGKEQRRRQLFTVHCTSFSSSSSSSSSSSRTKSYRSSSFCVTDGGVEFI, translated from the exons ATGAGTGAAAGCGGCGCTCAG ctgtttgctcGTCTGGAGGCCCGTCGCTGTCTGAAGGACATCGAACCTCGTCTGTTCCCTGAAGATGGTGGACCCGACCACG gtgAGGTGGTGGAGCTGTACGGGACAGAGGGAACAG gtaaGACGGAGCTGCTGTATCACCTGCTGTGTCGCTGTGTGCTGCCCAACGCCGCCGGTGGCCTGGAGGTGGATGTTGTGTTCGTGGACACCGACTACAGTCTGGACATGTTACGACTGGTCAGCATCCTGGAGAACAGACTGAATGCAG CTGTCTCTACCAGCTCGTCCTCTGCTGGTTCAGATGAGGCCACGTTGCGTTCGTGTCTGTCTCGCCTCCTGGTCGTCCactgctcctcttcttctcagCTCCTTCTCACCCTCCACTTCCTGGAGACCTCCTTCTCGTCGCGGCCCAGCCTGGCGCTCCTACTCATCGACAGCATCTCCGCTTTCTATTGGCTGGACCGCTGCGAGGGCGGGGCCAGCCTCGCCAAGCAGGAAGAGAAGCTCGGCAAGTGTTCGGAGCTGCTGGGCCGACTGCTCAG GGATTACCGAATCACCGTCTTCGCCACCTGCCACGCCATCAGGAGGAGCTACAGCggaccctcctcctcctcctcctcagactccGACCGGCCTTACCTCTGTCGCCCCTGGCAACGGCTGGTGACCCATCGGCTGCTGTGTGCCCGGCAGGAGGCTGCAAACAACATGGCCGCCGCAGCAGGAAGCGGCAAGGAGCAGAGGAGACGGCAGCTCTTCACCGTCCACTGcacttccttctcctcctcctcctcctcctcctcctcctcctcgagGACGAAGTCTTACAGGAGCAGCTCCTTCTGCGTCACAGATGGAGGAGTGGAGTTTATCTGA
- the xrcc2 gene encoding DNA repair protein XRCC2 isoform X2 translates to MVDPTTVTDHAHFLSADRSSHHTSCDLSEVVELYGTEGTGKTELLYHLLCRCVLPNAAGGLEVDVVFVDTDYSLDMLRLVSILENRLNAAVSTSSSSAGSDEATLRSCLSRLLVVHCSSSSQLLLTLHFLETSFSSRPSLALLLIDSISAFYWLDRCEGGASLAKQEEKLGKCSELLGRLLRDYRITVFATCHAIRRSYSGPSSSSSSDSDRPYLCRPWQRLVTHRLLCARQEAANNMAAAAGSGKEQRRRQLFTVHCTSFSSSSSSSSSSSRTKSYRSSSFCVTDGGVEFI, encoded by the exons ATGGTGGACCCGACCACGGTGACTGACCACGCccacttcctgtcagctgatagATCCTCTCACCACACGTCATGTGACCTCA gtgAGGTGGTGGAGCTGTACGGGACAGAGGGAACAG gtaaGACGGAGCTGCTGTATCACCTGCTGTGTCGCTGTGTGCTGCCCAACGCCGCCGGTGGCCTGGAGGTGGATGTTGTGTTCGTGGACACCGACTACAGTCTGGACATGTTACGACTGGTCAGCATCCTGGAGAACAGACTGAATGCAG CTGTCTCTACCAGCTCGTCCTCTGCTGGTTCAGATGAGGCCACGTTGCGTTCGTGTCTGTCTCGCCTCCTGGTCGTCCactgctcctcttcttctcagCTCCTTCTCACCCTCCACTTCCTGGAGACCTCCTTCTCGTCGCGGCCCAGCCTGGCGCTCCTACTCATCGACAGCATCTCCGCTTTCTATTGGCTGGACCGCTGCGAGGGCGGGGCCAGCCTCGCCAAGCAGGAAGAGAAGCTCGGCAAGTGTTCGGAGCTGCTGGGCCGACTGCTCAG GGATTACCGAATCACCGTCTTCGCCACCTGCCACGCCATCAGGAGGAGCTACAGCggaccctcctcctcctcctcctcagactccGACCGGCCTTACCTCTGTCGCCCCTGGCAACGGCTGGTGACCCATCGGCTGCTGTGTGCCCGGCAGGAGGCTGCAAACAACATGGCCGCCGCAGCAGGAAGCGGCAAGGAGCAGAGGAGACGGCAGCTCTTCACCGTCCACTGcacttccttctcctcctcctcctcctcctcctcctcctcctcgagGACGAAGTCTTACAGGAGCAGCTCCTTCTGCGTCACAGATGGAGGAGTGGAGTTTATCTGA
- the actr3b gene encoding actin-related protein 3B produces MCFYFLHLSLRPGSALRAGGGLSNTQVLHFSLSLSLSLSLSPSHSSKLRLARSALRSHHHHQQPPTALRAGPSRTEPDLNHNMSLQLPPCVIDCGTGYTKVGYAGNTEPQFIMPSCIAIRESASVGEQAQRRLVRGVDDLDFYIGDEAVDKPNYATKWPIRHGMVEDWDLMEKFMEQVIFKYLRAEPEDHSFLMTEPPLNTPENREYLAEIMFETFNIPGLYIAVQAVLALAASWTSRQVGQRTLTGIVIDSGDGVTHAIPVAEGYVIGSCIKHIPIAGRDITFFIQQLLRDREVGIPPEQSLETAKAVKERYCYICPDIVKEFTKYDSDPGKWIKQYRGVNTVSQTSFHIDVGYERFLGPEIFFHPEFANPDFMQPISDVVDEVIQSCPIDVRRPLYKNIVLSGGSTMFRDFGRRLQRDLKRVVDARLRLSEELSGGRIKPKPMEVQVVTHHMQRYAVWFGGSMLASTPEFFQVCHSKKDYDEIGPSICRHNPVFGIMS; encoded by the exons atgtgtttctattttctCCACCTTTCCCTCCGACCCGGAAGTGCTCTGAGGGCGGGGGGGGGGCTGTCTAACACGCAGGtattacatttctctctctctctctctctctctctctctctctctccatcacactcGTCCAAACTCCGCCTCGCGCGCTCCGCTCTCCGgtcacaccaccaccaccaacaaccaccGACGGCTCTGCGGGCCGGACCGAGCCGGACCGAGCCGGACCTGAACCACAACATGTCCCTGCAGCTGCCTCCGTGCGTGATAGACTGCGGGACCGG GTACACAAAGGTCGGCTATGCTGGaaacacagagccacagttcATCATGCCCTcct GCATCGCCATCAGGGAGTCGGCCAGCGTGGGAGAGCAGGCTCAGAGGAGACTCGTTCGAGGAGTCGACGACCTGGACTTCTACATTGGAGACGAAGCCGTGGACAAACCCAACTACGCCACCAAG TGGCCGATCCGTCACGGGATGGTGGAGGACTGGGACCTGATGGAGAAGTTCATGGAGCAGGTCATCTTCAAGTACCTGCGAGCCGAACCCGAGGACCACAGCTTCCTCATG aCAGAGCCTCCTCTCAACACTCCAGAGAACAGAGAGTACCTGGCTGAGATCATGTTCGAGACCTTCAACATACCTGGACTCTACATCGCAGTACAG GCGGTGTTGGCGTTGGCGGCGTCCTGGACGTCGCGGCAGGTGGGACAGCGGACTCTGACTGGCATCGTCATCGACAGCGGAGACGGAGTCACACACGCCATCCCTGtg GCCGAGGGCTACGTGATTGGCAGCTGCATAAAACACATCCCCATCGCTGGGCGGGACATCACCTTCTTCATCCAACAGctgctcagagacagagaggtggggATTCCTCCAGAGCAGTCGCTGGAGACCGCCAAGGCCGTCAAG GAGCGGTACTGTTACATCTGTCCGGACATTGTGAAGGAGTTCACAAAGTATGACTCAGACCCGGGGAAGTGGATCAAACAGTACCGAGGAGTGAACACCGTCAGTCAGACCTCCTTCCACATCGACGTGGGCTACGAGCGCTTCCTGGGCCCAGAGATCTTCTTCCACCCTGAG tttgcGAACCCAGACTTCATGCAGCCGATCTCTGACGTGGTGGACGAGGTGATTCAGAGCTGTCCCATCGACGTGAGGAGGCCGCTCTACAag aacaTCGTGCTCTCCGGAGGATCCACCATGTTCAGAGACTTTGGACGGAGACTTCAGAGAGACCTGAAGAGAGTGGTGGACGCCAGACTGAGGCTGAGTGAAGAGCTGAGCGGAGGACGGATAaag CCAAAGCCGATGGAGGTTCAGGTCGTCACTCATCACATGCAGCGTTACGCCGTCTGGTTTGGAGGCTCCATGTTGGCGTCCACG ccGGAGTTTTTCCAGGTGTGTCACTCGAAGAAGGACTACGATGAGATCGGCCCGAGCATCTGTCGGCACAACCCTGTGTTCGGCATCATGTCCTGA
- the LOC108890128 gene encoding apoptosis regulator Bcl-2 isoform X2 encodes MATAYTSRDLVEDYLRYKLLSRGVAWRFPPPPPSPPRQRNQVSSSSSSSPSRRSGTSHRDVQPDPCLAPPRVQVALRRAGDKLERRYRGNLSAHASALLLRADDGGRAALRRSLAVVREELFRDGVNWGRIVAMMELGGALSAEAGGAGQVDDIARWMEESLDSAPLQGWIEDNGGWDAFVELYGESRPPASFWSLRTVFGLAVLGAAGITLGALFTQR; translated from the exons ATGGCAACCGCCTACACCAGCCGGGACCTGGTGGAGGATTACCTCAGGTACAAGCTGCTCAGCAGGGGCGTGGCCTGGCGTTTCCCGCCGCCGCCGCCGTCACCTCCGCGCCAACGCAACCAAGTttcgtcatcatcatcgtcatcaccGTCAAGGAGATCTGGGACGTCACACCGAGACGTCCAACCAG ATCCCTGTTTGGCTCCGCCCCGAGTGCAGGTGGCTCTGAGGCGCGCCGGTGACAAGCTGGAGCGCCGTTACCGCGGCAACCTGTCGGCCCACGCGTCggcgctgctgctgcgcgcggACGACGGCGGGCGGGCGGCGCTGCGGCGGAGCCTGGCGGTGGTCAGGGAGGAGCTGTTCAGGGACGGGGTGAACTGGGGGCGTATCGTGGCCATGATGGAGCTGGGAGGGGCTCTGAGCGCCGAGGCGGGCGGCGCCGGGCAGGTGGACGACATCGCCAGGTGGATGGAGGAGAGTCTGGACTCGGCGCCGCTCCAGGGATGGATAGAGGACAACGGAGGATGG GATGCCTTTGTGGAGTTGTACGGCGAGTCCAGACCTCCAGCCAGTTTCTGGTCTCTGAGGACAGTGTTTGGACTGGCTGTACTGGGAGCAGCTGGGATCACATTGGGAGCCCTGTTCACCCAGAGATAA
- the LOC108890128 gene encoding apoptosis regulator Bcl-2 isoform X1, giving the protein MATAYTSRDLVEDYLRYKLLSRGVAWRFPPPPPSPPRQRNQVSSSSSSSPSRRSGTSHRDVQPGENHACPLLLLQVLLLHYSRYYPCLAPPRVQVALRRAGDKLERRYRGNLSAHASALLLRADDGGRAALRRSLAVVREELFRDGVNWGRIVAMMELGGALSAEAGGAGQVDDIARWMEESLDSAPLQGWIEDNGGWDAFVELYGESRPPASFWSLRTVFGLAVLGAAGITLGALFTQR; this is encoded by the exons ATGGCAACCGCCTACACCAGCCGGGACCTGGTGGAGGATTACCTCAGGTACAAGCTGCTCAGCAGGGGCGTGGCCTGGCGTTTCCCGCCGCCGCCGCCGTCACCTCCGCGCCAACGCAACCAAGTttcgtcatcatcatcgtcatcaccGTCAAGGAGATCTGGGACGTCACACCGAGACGTCCAACCAGGTGAGAACCACGCCTGCCCACTACTGCTGCTACAAGTACTGTTACTCCACTACTCACGTTACT ATCCCTGTTTGGCTCCGCCCCGAGTGCAGGTGGCTCTGAGGCGCGCCGGTGACAAGCTGGAGCGCCGTTACCGCGGCAACCTGTCGGCCCACGCGTCggcgctgctgctgcgcgcggACGACGGCGGGCGGGCGGCGCTGCGGCGGAGCCTGGCGGTGGTCAGGGAGGAGCTGTTCAGGGACGGGGTGAACTGGGGGCGTATCGTGGCCATGATGGAGCTGGGAGGGGCTCTGAGCGCCGAGGCGGGCGGCGCCGGGCAGGTGGACGACATCGCCAGGTGGATGGAGGAGAGTCTGGACTCGGCGCCGCTCCAGGGATGGATAGAGGACAACGGAGGATGG GATGCCTTTGTGGAGTTGTACGGCGAGTCCAGACCTCCAGCCAGTTTCTGGTCTCTGAGGACAGTGTTTGGACTGGCTGTACTGGGAGCAGCTGGGATCACATTGGGAGCCCTGTTCACCCAGAGATAA